Part of the Leishmania infantum JPCM5 genome chromosome 29 genome is shown below.
aaaaacgtacAACGCCACTCCGTTGCCTTCCAACAAATACACAGAGGCACGCGCTGGCACCCGACCGTCACACACAACTAAACACAGGCGTTCATGAACTACTTCGGTCAGTGGTCCAATctagagctgctgcgccaggaTGGTAGCAAGCGTCTGGCCGCAGACGTGCTCCGTGACGTGCCGTACGTCGTGCTGTTCTTTGGCGCCTCGTGGAGCCCCGAGTGCGATGCCTTCATAGATGTCATTGGCAACTTCTACGAGGCACATCACGAGGTAAAAGGGTTCGAGGTGGTGTACATCTCCCGCGACTATAGCCGTGCAGAGATGATGAAAAGCTTCTTGCTGAGTGAACGcgcctctgcggctgcgcagaggcgcgcgtATCAGGTGCGCAAGGAGGAGcgagcgcaccgccgtctgaGCGCAGAGGATGgccaagagggagagaaaaagcCGACCGTCGCGGCGGACGTGCAAGAAGGCGCGAATTGCCAACACCTCAATGGACAGGACACCAACAGCTTCTTGGAGCACCGCAAAGTTTCTTCGAGGAACagcacctctccctcctccataCCTCCGCCGTTGAAGCGCGTGGCGGAGCTGACGGTCAACACCGCCGCGAGTGGTCTGGCCGGTGCCTCTGTCAATCCGCTGATGCCGTGCGGCCGGCGTGGCTTCTGGGCTGTGCCGTACGACCACGTCGGCTGCGTTGGCGTTCCCATTCTCTACCACCTTCGCGTCTTTACCTACCCTGGCGTGATTGTGTGCCGCAACAAGCGGTTCAGTGCGGACTTGAGACCTGCGCTACTACCACCTCTGCCTGCGGTCCACCAGGCACCAGCGGAGCACTCCTTGACTCTGCCGCCCGAGATTTGGCCGCCCGGGGGGTCAGAGACGCAGTCGGCGCAGCCGTCGCTCTCGTCGCCCATCGATCGCGCCAATGCACCGCAGAGACGGCAGAAGACACCGATGGTGGCGCGGCCCGAGTGCTACCCCGACGTGGTCACCATTGCCGGTCGCTTCATGATTGAGCGGGATCCCAGCGGGGAGGACTTCCCGTGGGACAGGATGAACGCAAAGACCCGTTTGGCAGCGCTGGTGTTCTTTGTGATTGTGGCGGTGCTCACCGTGACAGTTCTCTCGTGGGCGCTTCCGATCTCTCAGTTTAAGCGGCGGACGGCTTTGAAGGCACCGGCAGAGCTGTAGCgttcgcacacacgcacgccaaGCAGGCCGGCGTGACAGGGAAGAGGATGGGGCGGGGTTGAAGCTTCCATCTACAGTTAGAGAGGTGGTCTCTTtcgctccctctcgccctcccccctcttgcTCGTGTCAGTGCGGTCGTTGCCGTGGCCAGGCCGCTGTGCCTCCAGGCGCAGACATCTTCCGTTTCCTTTCGTTCGCCcctcctttttcgtttttgttttgatctctgcatctctctccctgtgtgtgcgtgcccgtgCCCTTCATCTTCGCGGTTGAGGGctacgccgcgccgcacgtAACTAtgggaaagaggaggaaggagatATAAGTAGCGCCCCGCGGATCTGCGCAGAGCATCCGTGCGTATGCGCGACTGAGTGTGAGAGGCAGATGGCCACCGCAGACACTTCGCCCGTGTCCTTTCCTCCCCGTTTCTCCCGCTTCACTCCTCTCTACGCttgccatcgccgctgctgctggtgacGGCCGCTGTGATTGGGTGGGGTGTGGgacgggggaggagggggcccTTCGGCCTGCATTCAGCGCATGACAGAGTTCACGCTCGCTAACATAGACACAAACCACTCCGATGTACTTCGTGACCGCCGACTGGAAAtccacgtgcgcacgcataTACGGTTGTGAGTGTATACACATGAATCTCTCTCGAGAGTGACCACCGGATCTTTGTTTTGCTCAGTGGTGTTACGGTATGCGCGAGCATTACCAGATTGGAGTGGCCAACCGCATCATGTGATTCTCGACAGGGTGTTCTCCTTtccccctcgctctctggCTCTGACGTCACGATCCTTCACTCCTGCTTGACCTTCACTTCTCCATTACTTCCTTTCTCTGGCTACATGCTGTGAGTGGATTCTATGCGGCGATGTATGTACataagtgtgtgtgtgcgttccACTATCGCCCTCTTTATTTTATGCGCTGTACCCTTCATTGCCTGTATCCGCGCATGACATCTGTAGCGCATTAAcacgctccttctctctctgtgcacaTACACGCGGTGACCTTCCCCTTATACTGCTTTTTATGCCGTGTAGCTgctccacccacaccccaACCCCGCACTTAGGCTGTACACTCGTGCACACCAATCAGCGTCGTATCCGCGCGTCTTCTCCCCCCGCTCCTTTTCGCTGCCTTTTTTTGCGCGCAGCTATTTTTCACCCACTCGCAACGAGCCGACCTTTGGCTTTGCCtccttttcttgtgtgtCTCTGGCACCTTTTCCCACCTCCCCTCTTTGACTCCCGCTCTTGCATACGCATCCCCACACCTTCGTCCGCACGATCGTGTTGCCGAGAAGCAGTGCCCGATTGCAGCATCAACGCAAGACACAGGCgaacccccctccccacaaaCACATTCGCATAGAGTGGGGACGACGTGGTAGAGTCGTCCCGTGGAAGGCCACACGCGAGGAGTGGAGGCTTTCGATTTTCTCTCTTGTTGGTGCATTTCTTCGCGCCCATTGTGTGTTTCTCCTGTCTTTACTCTGGCCAGGACATTGCTCGTCTTCTTTTCCCGTGCTGCCAGTGGCCTCTTCCCTTGTTTACTTGCTGACACTGCTTGCCATCTCTCTCCGCTCTCCACGAGTCCCACTCTcgctgtcttttttttttttgccaccgctgctgtggcgtgAGGTAAATTCTTCGCTGcactgcgcacacgcgcttaATCGTTCTCGCTTTCTGTTATTCGACTAGCCTACCTTCTCTGTCTtccgctgctcttcttgcc
Proteins encoded:
- a CDS encoding tryparedoxin-like protein, whose translation is MNYFGQWSNLELLRQDGSKRLAADVLRDVPYVVLFFGASWSPECDAFIDVIGNFYEAHHEVKGFEVVYISRDYSRAEMMKSFLLSERASAAAQRRAYQVRKEERAHRRLSAEDGQEGEKKPTVAADVQEGANCQHLNGQDTNSFLEHRKVSSRNSTSPSSIPPPLKRVAELTVNTAASGLAGASVNPLMPCGRRGFWAVPYDHVGCVGVPILYHLRVFTYPGVIVCRNKRFSADLRPALLPPLPAVHQAPAEHSLTLPPEIWPPGGSETQSAQPSLSSPIDRANAPQRRQKTPMVARPECYPDVVTIAGRFMIERDPSGEDFPWDRMNAKTRLAALVFFVIVAVLTVTVLSWALPISQFKRRTALKAPAEL